One window from the genome of Carassius auratus strain Wakin unplaced genomic scaffold, ASM336829v1 scaf_tig00001343, whole genome shotgun sequence encodes:
- the LOC113069320 gene encoding RING finger protein 11-like, which translates to MFLYYKYVCFQEQIHVPVYHPTPSQARLATQLTEEEQVRIAQRIGLIQHLPKGVYDPGSDGTEKKIRECVICMMDFVYGDPIRFLPCMHIYHLDCIDDWLMRSFTCPSCMEPVDAALLSSYETN; encoded by the exons ATGTTCTTATACTATAAGTATGTGTGTTTTCAGGAGCAGATCCATGTGCCTGTGTATCACCCCACTCCCAGCCAGGCCCGGCTGGCAACCCAGCTGACCGAAGAGGAGCAGGTGCGGATCGCTCAAAGGATCGGCCTCATCCAGCATCTTCCCAAAGGGGTCTACGATCCAGGCAGTGACGGCACTGAGAAGAAGATTAGAGA GTGTGTGATCTGCATGATGGACTTTGTGTATGGAGACCCCATCCGGTTCCTGCCCTGTATGCACATCTACCACCTGGACTGCATAGATGACTGGCTGATGAGGTCCTTCACGTGTCCCTCCTGTATGGAGCCTGTAGATGCTGCCTTGCTCTCGTCCTACGAAACTAACTGA